Proteins encoded in a region of the Marinomonas maritima genome:
- a CDS encoding ABC transporter permease: MPLKHIQWITGFITVLLIFPIVIGLVGTLLPAFHYFPPLGEYGFSLSPWRNVFSQGEFYAGLKLTLITGIGAPVLALWLALSLLAWGYQRPFFKKIEALLSPILAIPHAAIAIGLLFLLSPSGWIVRLFSPWLTGFERPPNWITAQDPYGISLIFALIIKEMPYLLFVMLAAMKSIQARECMQACQALGYSRFTLWRKVLIPQLYPIIRLPIFIVVAFSLTVVDLALVIGPNTPSTLAVTLFRWFNDPDLAMRYTASAGAIFLMITIFLVLGGWELAHKVFSAMTRCERSNGKRHGVSDILLGTGVILGVFTLLSAFIALILLPFWSLAKRWRFPDALPSQWTWDNIERATPLLMELSANTLIIALFSTVIACGISLLMLEIKRHSITSSATPSQQHAFDWLIYVPILLPQIGFLFGLHVLLIYLNLNGDLCAIIALHLMYVLPYVYLTLKAPYLAYNEDYLLQANRLNHRPWRHYVSVKIAMLKPALFTAFAMGFSVSIAQYLPTLIAGEGRYSTLTTEAVAQAASGDRKQVGSMALLQAFFPVMVFWLAQIIPSRWTAWRLTIKKRLKKALTKKDKTC; the protein is encoded by the coding sequence ATGCCGCTAAAACACATTCAATGGATCACAGGTTTTATCACTGTTTTACTGATTTTTCCCATTGTCATTGGTTTGGTCGGCACCTTGCTTCCTGCTTTTCATTATTTCCCCCCACTGGGCGAATATGGCTTTTCTTTATCCCCTTGGCGAAACGTGTTTTCCCAAGGAGAATTTTACGCAGGCCTAAAACTGACCTTAATCACGGGCATTGGTGCGCCCGTATTGGCACTTTGGTTGGCGTTGTCTTTATTAGCTTGGGGTTATCAACGGCCTTTTTTCAAAAAAATAGAAGCCCTGCTTTCACCTATTTTAGCCATTCCTCACGCCGCCATAGCGATTGGTTTGCTGTTTTTATTGAGTCCTTCGGGTTGGATTGTACGACTCTTCAGCCCTTGGCTAACTGGCTTTGAACGCCCGCCGAATTGGATAACCGCACAAGACCCTTATGGCATTTCATTGATCTTCGCGTTAATCATCAAAGAAATGCCCTACTTGTTGTTTGTCATGCTCGCTGCAATGAAAAGCATTCAAGCACGAGAATGCATGCAAGCATGCCAAGCTTTAGGTTACAGCAGATTCACTTTGTGGCGTAAAGTACTCATTCCTCAGCTTTATCCTATTATTCGTTTGCCTATTTTTATCGTCGTGGCATTTAGTTTAACCGTCGTGGATCTAGCATTAGTCATTGGGCCAAATACGCCGTCTACCCTAGCGGTGACTTTATTCCGCTGGTTCAATGATCCCGATTTGGCCATGCGTTACACGGCCAGCGCGGGCGCAATATTCTTAATGATTACGATTTTTTTAGTGCTTGGGGGCTGGGAACTGGCTCATAAAGTGTTTAGCGCCATGACGCGATGTGAACGCAGCAATGGTAAACGTCACGGCGTGTCAGACATCTTGCTGGGCACTGGCGTTATTCTAGGCGTTTTTACTTTACTAAGTGCATTTATAGCCCTTATTCTGCTGCCCTTTTGGTCTTTAGCAAAACGCTGGCGCTTCCCCGACGCACTGCCATCTCAGTGGACTTGGGACAACATAGAACGTGCTACGCCGCTGTTAATGGAACTCAGCGCTAACACCTTGATCATTGCGTTGTTTTCAACTGTGATCGCCTGTGGCATAAGCTTGCTTATGTTGGAAATAAAGCGTCATAGCATAACGAGTTCTGCTACCCCTTCACAGCAACATGCCTTTGACTGGCTCATTTATGTGCCTATCTTGTTGCCGCAAATTGGCTTTTTATTTGGTCTGCATGTGTTACTGATATACCTCAACCTAAATGGTGACCTGTGCGCCATTATCGCCTTGCACCTCATGTACGTATTGCCCTATGTTTACCTCACGTTGAAAGCCCCCTATTTGGCCTATAACGAAGACTATTTATTACAAGCAAATCGTTTAAACCATCGACCTTGGCGTCATTACGTCAGTGTCAAAATCGCCATGCTCAAACCCGCTTTATTTACTGCGTTTGCCATGGGGTTTTCCGTCAGTATCGCGCAATATTTGCCAACGTTAATCGCAGGCGAAGGCCGCTACAGCACATTAACTACCGAAGCGGTGGCGCAAGCCGCATCTGGTGACCGAAAACAAGTCGGCAGCATGGCGCTGTTACAGGCATTCTTTCCCGTTATGGTATTTTGGCTAGCGCAGATCATCCCAAGCCGCTGGACGGCATGGCGACTCACCATCAAAAAACGGCTTAAAAAGGCATTAACAAAAAAGGATAAAACGTGCTGA
- a CDS encoding ABC transporter substrate-binding protein gives MKKSFVAASIAATLVLSTSSMLAHSAQTSSTSEKWKNTLQEAKGQTVYFNAWGGADNINDYIQWAADRIKDDYDVTLKQVKLTDTSDAVNRVLAEKAAGKNTKGSIDLIWLNGENFRAMKDNHLLFGPFSQTLPSYTKYVDENARQSLTQDFGTPVDGMESPWGMAQVIFMHDTATLSNPPKSIPELLIYAKAHPGRITYPEPPQFLGSTFLKQALYELSPHRKALSQPVDSVDFDKITATMWAYLDELHAVAWRSGESFPSSSEEMMRLLDDQEIDVALSFDISAASVQIDKGNLPDTVRSYVFSGGTIGNTHFLAIPYNSGVKAGAQVVANFLLSPEAQIKKQTPTVWGDLSVLSYAKLSKDDQAKFDALPRGIATLNIEELGKTLPEPHASWVGALEKEWRQRYAQ, from the coding sequence ATGAAAAAATCGTTCGTTGCCGCTTCCATCGCCGCCACATTAGTACTGTCCACCTCATCCATGCTAGCTCATTCAGCTCAAACCAGCTCAACGTCAGAAAAGTGGAAAAACACCCTACAAGAAGCCAAAGGACAGACCGTTTACTTTAATGCTTGGGGCGGCGCAGACAACATTAACGACTACATTCAATGGGCAGCAGATCGTATTAAAGACGACTACGATGTCACCTTAAAACAAGTGAAGCTGACCGACACATCCGATGCGGTAAACCGCGTACTCGCTGAAAAAGCCGCAGGTAAAAACACCAAAGGATCCATTGATCTTATTTGGCTTAACGGTGAGAACTTCCGTGCTATGAAAGACAACCACTTGCTGTTTGGCCCTTTTAGCCAAACTTTACCTAGCTACACAAAATACGTCGATGAAAATGCGCGTCAAAGCCTCACTCAGGATTTTGGTACGCCAGTCGATGGCATGGAATCCCCTTGGGGCATGGCACAAGTCATCTTTATGCATGACACCGCAACCTTAAGTAATCCGCCGAAATCCATTCCCGAATTGCTCATTTATGCCAAAGCACATCCGGGTCGAATTACGTACCCTGAGCCACCGCAGTTTCTTGGCTCGACTTTTTTAAAGCAAGCTTTATACGAACTTTCACCGCATCGAAAAGCCCTTTCTCAGCCAGTAGACAGCGTTGATTTTGACAAAATTACCGCGACAATGTGGGCATATCTTGATGAGCTACACGCCGTCGCATGGCGCAGCGGCGAAAGCTTTCCATCCAGTTCAGAAGAAATGATGCGTTTACTGGATGATCAAGAAATAGACGTTGCCCTGAGCTTTGATATTTCGGCGGCTTCCGTACAGATCGACAAAGGCAACTTACCCGATACAGTACGTTCTTATGTATTTAGCGGTGGAACCATTGGCAACACGCATTTTTTAGCGATTCCTTACAACAGCGGCGTGAAAGCTGGCGCACAAGTCGTCGCTAATTTTTTACTGTCACCCGAGGCACAAATCAAAAAACAAACACCAACAGTTTGGGGGGATTTAAGCGTTTTATCCTACGCAAAGCTGTCGAAAGACGACCAAGCTAAATTCGATGCATTACCACGTGGCATTGCAACACTGAACATTGAAGAGCTTGGAAAAACGCTACCAGAACCTCACGCAAGCTGGGTTGGCGCATTAGAAAAAGAATGGCGTCAGCGTTACGCCCAGTAA
- a CDS encoding aspartate aminotransferase family protein: MSIFEQRESNIRAYARTYPTVFVTAKNARQVDEDGKEYIDFFAGAGVLNFGHNNPRMKQAMIDYLQKDGVLHSLDMQTQAKAHFMQKFTDVILEPRNMPHCMQFMGPTGTNAVEAAMKLARKATGRHNIVAFSQGFHGMTLGALAATANDYFRQASGVPLLHVSHELFDQEHDKEAALDALEALASQYRDPSSGIKPPAAFMVETIQAEGGVNIASAQWMQALEKLAKEFGSVLIVDDIQVGCGRTGSYFSFDDMGINPDIITLAKGIGGAGTPMAMNLVHPDLDKHWSPGEHTGTFRGQNLSFVAGAEALSYFEDDKLMSEVTIKAEQVRHALEPLLTENSVKALRGKGFILGLDMGSGEVAAKIVQRCFKKGLMIGACGKGGRVLKIIPPLTIPEADLMEGLDILKSAVRFVMEEAA; the protein is encoded by the coding sequence ATGAGCATTTTTGAACAACGAGAATCCAACATTCGAGCTTACGCTCGCACGTACCCAACGGTTTTTGTTACGGCGAAAAACGCTCGTCAAGTTGACGAAGATGGTAAGGAATACATCGATTTCTTTGCTGGCGCTGGGGTATTGAACTTTGGTCACAACAATCCTCGTATGAAGCAGGCCATGATTGATTACCTGCAAAAAGACGGCGTGTTACACAGTCTCGATATGCAGACACAAGCCAAAGCGCACTTTATGCAGAAATTTACCGACGTTATTTTAGAACCTAGAAACATGCCACATTGCATGCAGTTTATGGGTCCAACCGGCACAAATGCAGTGGAAGCCGCGATGAAGTTGGCAAGAAAGGCCACCGGACGACACAATATCGTGGCGTTTAGCCAAGGCTTTCACGGCATGACGCTCGGCGCATTGGCCGCGACGGCGAACGACTATTTTCGCCAAGCGTCTGGCGTGCCTTTACTGCACGTCAGCCATGAATTATTTGATCAAGAGCACGACAAAGAAGCGGCACTTGACGCACTAGAAGCACTGGCAAGCCAATACCGCGACCCTTCCAGTGGCATAAAACCGCCTGCGGCATTCATGGTCGAAACTATTCAGGCGGAAGGCGGTGTCAACATCGCCAGTGCACAGTGGATGCAGGCGTTAGAAAAACTCGCAAAAGAATTTGGCTCTGTGTTGATCGTGGATGATATTCAAGTCGGTTGCGGTCGTACTGGGTCGTATTTCAGCTTTGATGACATGGGCATTAACCCTGACATTATCACCTTGGCCAAAGGCATCGGCGGCGCAGGCACGCCCATGGCAATGAATCTGGTGCATCCAGATTTGGACAAACATTGGTCGCCAGGTGAGCATACCGGAACATTCCGTGGACAAAACTTGTCGTTTGTCGCTGGTGCAGAAGCCTTGAGTTATTTTGAAGACGACAAGCTGATGTCTGAAGTGACGATAAAAGCGGAGCAAGTCCGTCATGCCCTTGAACCCTTACTCACTGAAAACAGTGTTAAAGCGCTGCGCGGAAAAGGGTTTATTTTAGGCTTGGACATGGGCAGCGGTGAAGTAGCGGCTAAAATTGTACAGCGTTGTTTTAAAAAAGGCTTAATGATTGGGGCTTGCGGCAAAGGGGGTCGAGTGTTGAAGATCATTCCTCCGTTGACGATTCCTGAGGCGGATTTGATGGAAGGCCTGGATATTTTAAAAAGCGCCGTACGCTTTGTTATGGAGGAAGCCGCATGA
- a CDS encoding lysozyme inhibitor LprI family protein, whose translation MNKYIILVFAAFSLSVSASETAIDCDKAITTMDTNQCAAMDLRVADDEMHKYLRTSYQHNDYDPELIVSIKLAQKDWETYMKSHCDSVYTQWREGTIRGVMAISCKTKLTKQRTHDIWENFLTYMDSTPPVLPEPQK comes from the coding sequence ATGAACAAATATATCATTCTGGTTTTCGCCGCATTCTCTCTTTCCGTTTCCGCGTCTGAGACAGCGATAGATTGTGATAAAGCAATAACAACCATGGATACAAACCAATGTGCTGCCATGGATCTGAGAGTAGCAGACGATGAAATGCACAAATATCTGAGAACAAGTTACCAACACAATGACTACGATCCAGAGCTAATAGTCTCAATCAAACTGGCTCAAAAAGACTGGGAAACTTACATGAAATCGCACTGCGATTCAGTCTATACACAATGGCGAGAGGGCACTATTCGTGGCGTCATGGCTATTTCTTGCAAAACTAAATTAACAAAGCAAAGAACTCACGATATATGGGAAAACTTCTTAACCTATATGGATAGCACGCCGCCAGTATTACCAGAACCGCAAAAATGA
- a CDS encoding ATP-binding cassette domain-containing protein: MLSVNAFSLSSNGKPLIQNLSFDIADGHVLSIMGPSGIGKSSLLNFLSGTLAPSFTASGEAFLNGDALHTKPTEMRKVGLLQQMPLLFPHMSIIENLLFALPNKTRKPDRLVLAHDALKRLGMTDKANALPKELSGGQQARVALLRTLLSQPDYLLLDEPFSKLDPALRRDVRAFVLTEIRQANIPALLVTHDSEDAKAMEGKCLELVKI; encoded by the coding sequence GTGCTGAGCGTCAACGCATTCTCTTTGTCATCGAACGGCAAACCATTGATCCAAAATTTAAGCTTCGACATTGCTGACGGTCACGTCTTGTCTATCATGGGACCAAGCGGCATTGGAAAATCCAGCTTGTTGAACTTTCTAAGCGGCACGCTAGCACCGTCGTTTACCGCTTCTGGCGAAGCGTTTCTTAATGGCGACGCACTCCATACAAAACCGACAGAAATGCGGAAAGTCGGCCTACTACAACAAATGCCTTTGTTGTTTCCGCACATGAGCATCATCGAAAATTTGTTGTTTGCGTTACCAAACAAAACTCGTAAACCAGACCGTCTTGTACTCGCCCACGATGCGCTAAAACGACTCGGTATGACCGACAAAGCCAACGCGTTACCGAAAGAGCTATCCGGCGGCCAACAAGCCCGTGTCGCCTTACTTCGCACATTACTCTCTCAGCCTGACTACTTACTGCTCGACGAACCGTTCAGCAAACTCGACCCAGCACTACGCCGCGACGTACGTGCCTTCGTGCTTACCGAAATACGCCAAGCAAATATCCCCGCGTTGCTTGTTACCCATGATTCTGAAGACGCTAAGGCAATGGAAGGGAAATGTTTGGAGTTGGTTAAAATTTAA
- a CDS encoding acyl-CoA thioesterase, producing MSLIFRMIMLLIASKFKPQLPIKHPKNSLKLRVLPNDLDINLHMNNGRYLTICDLSRVDMFIRTGLARTMQKEGWMPVIAEHTMKYKRSLKPFQKYEVTMEIIGWDEKFFHMIHTFFVGDKVVAEGTSIGCVISKAGTVAPEYVMEKVTTRLEAKKI from the coding sequence ATGAGCTTAATTTTCCGAATGATCATGTTGTTGATCGCGTCAAAATTCAAACCGCAATTACCAATTAAGCACCCGAAAAACTCGCTCAAATTACGAGTTTTACCCAATGATTTAGACATTAATTTGCATATGAACAACGGCCGCTATTTGACTATTTGTGACCTATCGAGAGTCGATATGTTTATCCGCACAGGTTTAGCCAGAACCATGCAAAAAGAAGGTTGGATGCCTGTTATCGCAGAGCATACGATGAAATATAAACGCTCACTAAAACCGTTTCAAAAATACGAAGTGACGATGGAAATAATCGGCTGGGATGAGAAATTCTTTCACATGATACACACCTTCTTTGTTGGTGATAAAGTGGTCGCGGAAGGCACGTCCATTGGCTGTGTTATCAGTAAAGCGGGAACCGTTGCGCCTGAGTATGTCATGGAAAAAGTAACGACCAGACTCGAAGCAAAAAAAATCTAA
- a CDS encoding nucleotidyltransferase family protein: MNRIIRLIEQDKVRIKALKSVASLSLPQCYIAAGFIRNLVWDSLHGKQTPTPLNDVDVIYYDASESNENEYLELEARLLTLMPELNWQVRNQARMHIRNNDKPYLNSVDAMSYWPEKETAVAIRKLENQDYECVSVFGFDSLFDLKLSHNTKRTKAIFKHRVKSKQWLNHWPKLVLVY; the protein is encoded by the coding sequence ATGAATAGAATTATTCGATTAATTGAGCAAGACAAAGTTCGTATAAAAGCGCTTAAAAGCGTTGCTTCTCTTAGCTTACCTCAGTGTTACATAGCGGCTGGCTTTATCAGAAATTTAGTATGGGACTCATTACACGGTAAGCAAACACCCACACCATTAAACGACGTTGACGTAATTTATTATGATGCTAGCGAAAGTAACGAGAATGAGTATTTAGAGCTTGAAGCTCGCTTGTTGACCTTGATGCCAGAGTTAAATTGGCAAGTTCGAAACCAAGCAAGAATGCATATAAGAAATAACGACAAGCCTTATCTAAACTCGGTCGATGCCATGAGTTATTGGCCTGAAAAAGAAACGGCAGTGGCAATTCGTAAACTCGAAAATCAAGATTATGAATGCGTGTCTGTCTTTGGCTTTGATTCGCTATTTGATTTAAAACTGAGTCACAACACAAAACGCACGAAGGCCATATTTAAGCATCGAGTAAAATCGAAGCAGTGGCTAAATCATTGGCCTAAGCTAGTCCTTGTTTATTAG
- the doeA gene encoding ectoine hydrolase → MIERDDMTFTFAEYQRRLDELRVRIAERRLDAIVITDPENITYLTDYQTTGYSFFQALVIPLDKEPFMITRALEESNVFARTWVEITRPYPDTGDAIQMLVDALREFGLGDKRIGYERNSYFFPAYQQDCIHTTLKNAKLMDCFGIVEEGRICKSQEEIMVMRRAALATEAGMKAGIEICRPGITENEIGAEIAAAMFRAGGETPAVMPYVTSGPRTMIGHATFEGRTVQDGEHVFLEVGGCYRRYHTAMMRTVILGELSDAMYQSQEIMKRALNEIHRVVQPGMTVSDVDNMVRNIIMDNQVGASLITRSGYSIGIAFPPSWDEGYIISLKQGNSAVLKPGMTFHMIPWMWGIEGNKTCGISDTIEITEDGCRSFFNMDRDFTVKPTLADQTSAIDLSSAFPAKNAAKKTKASNKKAAS, encoded by the coding sequence ATGATTGAACGCGATGATATGACATTTACGTTTGCTGAATATCAGCGTCGGTTAGACGAATTGCGCGTACGTATAGCAGAGCGCCGTTTGGATGCCATTGTGATCACCGATCCAGAAAACATCACCTATTTAACCGATTATCAGACGACGGGTTATTCCTTCTTTCAGGCGTTAGTGATCCCGCTGGATAAAGAGCCGTTTATGATTACTCGGGCGTTAGAAGAATCTAACGTGTTTGCGCGCACTTGGGTGGAAATAACGCGCCCTTATCCAGACACCGGCGATGCCATCCAAATGCTGGTCGATGCATTACGTGAATTTGGCTTAGGCGACAAACGCATTGGCTATGAAAGAAACAGCTATTTCTTTCCTGCGTATCAACAAGATTGCATTCATACCACCTTGAAAAATGCCAAATTAATGGATTGCTTCGGCATTGTGGAAGAAGGTCGGATTTGTAAGTCGCAAGAAGAAATCATGGTCATGCGCCGCGCCGCGCTCGCCACGGAAGCGGGTATGAAGGCAGGTATTGAAATTTGCCGACCGGGTATTACGGAGAATGAAATCGGCGCCGAGATTGCGGCGGCTATGTTCCGTGCGGGTGGCGAAACACCCGCCGTGATGCCGTATGTCACATCCGGCCCGCGAACCATGATTGGCCACGCAACTTTTGAAGGCCGCACCGTTCAAGATGGCGAACATGTCTTTCTGGAAGTAGGCGGCTGTTATCGTCGTTATCATACCGCCATGATGCGCACGGTCATTTTAGGCGAGCTGTCGGACGCCATGTATCAATCACAGGAAATAATGAAACGCGCACTCAATGAAATTCATCGTGTGGTGCAACCAGGCATGACTGTGTCGGACGTAGATAATATGGTGCGCAATATCATTATGGACAACCAAGTAGGAGCGAGCCTGATTACCCGCTCGGGCTATTCCATTGGCATCGCCTTCCCTCCAAGCTGGGATGAAGGCTATATCATTAGCTTAAAACAAGGGAATTCGGCGGTGTTAAAACCCGGTATGACCTTCCATATGATTCCATGGATGTGGGGCATTGAAGGCAATAAAACCTGCGGTATTTCGGACACCATTGAAATAACTGAAGACGGCTGTCGATCCTTTTTTAATATGGATCGTGACTTCACCGTGAAACCAACTCTTGCTGATCAAACGTCCGCCATTGACCTTTCAAGTGCGTTTCCAGCCAAAAATGCCGCAAAGAAAACCAAGGCGAGCAACAAGAAAGCCGCCAGCTGA
- the doeB2 gene encoding N(2)-acetyl-L-2,4-diaminobutanoate deacetylase DoeB2 — MQDSWQKNIAFAETLRRQLHAHPELSWQEKNTAILVRSQLDALNISWRACAETGTVAWLNKKAKGAAIALRGDMDALPIHEQTGKEWQSLNQGCMHACGHDGHTATLLATARWLKQFEHELPQPVVLIFQPAEEGFHGAREMIKDGALEGVKAIYGWHNWPALPYGTIACPDDIVMCGNGTFSMEFKGRGGHASQPELCADPLLAASAVNVALQQIVSRRIAPQATAVISVTQMNGGSAPTVIPESATLNGSIRVPDEATRQLLNQHISAVATQTSAAYGVECVVQHDTRYQATINHKAPATQARDAWQSLYGQQTLNHGQALPIMASEDFSYYLQAIPGAFALIGSNDGEGHDVPCHSPHYDFNDRLIADVCRWFCQLAGLRNQSLTK, encoded by the coding sequence ATGCAGGATTCATGGCAAAAAAATATTGCCTTTGCTGAAACCTTGCGTAGGCAATTGCATGCTCATCCCGAGTTGAGCTGGCAAGAAAAAAATACCGCGATACTGGTTCGTAGTCAGCTTGATGCGCTGAATATTTCATGGCGTGCATGCGCAGAAACAGGCACCGTGGCTTGGTTGAATAAAAAAGCTAAAGGCGCGGCAATTGCGTTACGTGGCGATATGGACGCCTTACCGATTCACGAACAAACGGGCAAAGAGTGGCAATCGCTGAATCAAGGTTGCATGCACGCTTGCGGTCATGATGGTCATACAGCAACCCTATTAGCAACTGCCCGTTGGCTCAAACAGTTTGAACATGAATTACCTCAACCGGTGGTATTGATTTTTCAGCCCGCTGAAGAAGGTTTTCATGGCGCTCGTGAAATGATCAAAGATGGTGCATTAGAAGGTGTTAAAGCTATTTACGGTTGGCATAATTGGCCCGCTTTACCTTACGGCACTATTGCTTGTCCAGACGATATTGTCATGTGTGGTAATGGCACTTTTAGCATGGAATTTAAAGGTCGCGGCGGACACGCTAGTCAACCAGAATTGTGCGCAGACCCGCTACTCGCCGCCAGCGCGGTGAATGTGGCATTACAGCAAATTGTTAGCCGACGCATTGCGCCACAAGCAACCGCGGTAATCAGTGTCACGCAAATGAATGGCGGCTCGGCACCGACGGTGATTCCAGAAAGCGCCACGCTAAATGGCAGTATTCGAGTGCCAGATGAAGCAACACGTCAGCTTCTTAATCAGCATATTTCTGCGGTGGCAACACAAACCTCAGCCGCTTATGGCGTGGAATGTGTGGTGCAACATGACACCCGCTATCAAGCCACCATCAACCATAAAGCACCAGCTACTCAAGCCCGAGATGCGTGGCAATCGCTGTATGGTCAACAAACGCTAAACCATGGGCAAGCCTTGCCTATTATGGCGTCGGAAGATTTTAGTTACTACTTGCAAGCCATTCCAGGGGCATTCGCCTTGATTGGCAGCAACGATGGCGAAGGACATGACGTTCCTTGCCATAGTCCTCATTACGATTTCAATGATCGACTGATTGCGGATGTTTGCCGTTGGTTTTGCCAACTGGCTGGCCTTCGTAATCAATCACTTACCAAATAG
- a CDS encoding ASCH domain-containing protein has translation MDERSQTYLNQYLLSLPLGAAEKYSSFSSDYFCSDEDNANTCADLILRGEKQASCSMDYWYSNQGEAMPKIGHLQVVTNWTGEPICIIEINAISRCRYCDVTEEFAAAEGEGDKTLAWWRKAHWVFFSLECEKLNIQPSEDMLLVLERFKVVYS, from the coding sequence ATGGACGAACGCAGCCAAACCTACTTAAACCAATACCTACTTTCGCTTCCACTAGGCGCGGCCGAAAAGTACTCTTCTTTTAGCTCAGATTATTTCTGTTCAGATGAAGACAATGCCAATACGTGCGCTGACTTAATTCTACGCGGCGAAAAGCAAGCGTCTTGTAGTATGGATTATTGGTATAGCAACCAAGGCGAAGCCATGCCAAAAATCGGTCATCTACAGGTCGTGACTAATTGGACCGGTGAGCCTATTTGCATTATTGAAATAAACGCCATTTCACGTTGTCGATATTGTGATGTGACCGAAGAATTTGCCGCTGCTGAAGGTGAAGGCGACAAAACGTTGGCTTGGTGGCGAAAAGCCCACTGGGTATTTTTTTCTCTTGAATGTGAAAAACTAAACATCCAACCTAGCGAAGACATGCTGTTGGTCTTAGAACGATTTAAAGTCGTTTACTCATAA
- a CDS encoding glutathione S-transferase family protein encodes MYQLYFYPLNASMAPHFVLEELNADFELIMVDRKNKEQKSAGYLALNPTGRIPTLIDNGFAIFESPAICIHLAEAHPSFNLIPSIGDKKRALFFQWMMYLTNTLQAELMIYSYPQRHTTEAKNVPNIIDAQESRITDIIKLLDHELENKEFLVGETISVCDYFLFMLAVWADELKTPPLSFTHLSQYLRKLAQRKAIVKVCQTEGLSLLDYQ; translated from the coding sequence TTGTACCAATTATATTTCTATCCATTAAATGCCAGCATGGCGCCTCACTTTGTACTTGAGGAGTTGAATGCTGATTTTGAACTCATCATGGTGGATCGAAAAAATAAGGAACAAAAATCTGCTGGTTACTTGGCTTTAAACCCTACTGGCCGAATTCCTACTTTAATCGATAATGGTTTTGCTATTTTCGAGAGCCCCGCTATCTGCATACATTTAGCTGAAGCACACCCTTCATTTAATTTGATACCGTCTATAGGCGACAAAAAAAGAGCGCTTTTTTTCCAATGGATGATGTATTTAACCAACACCCTTCAAGCTGAATTAATGATCTATTCTTATCCTCAAAGACATACCACAGAGGCTAAGAATGTACCGAATATTATAGACGCTCAAGAAAGTAGGATAACCGACATAATAAAGCTGCTTGACCATGAACTGGAAAACAAAGAGTTTCTTGTGGGGGAAACAATCAGTGTCTGTGATTATTTCCTATTCATGCTGGCTGTTTGGGCTGATGAGCTCAAAACGCCACCTTTATCTTTTACACATCTGTCCCAGTATTTACGTAAATTGGCTCAACGTAAAGCCATCGTTAAAGTATGTCAAACAGAAGGGCTAAGCCTTTTAGACTATCAATAA